A single Pseudanabaenaceae cyanobacterium SKYG29 DNA region contains:
- a CDS encoding CHAT domain-containing protein: MVVTGVPVLGGTLAQARQCLGAIISGLMLTAWGGRVGSQPIVPDGSTSTAVEAGNVVVPTNLNSIRGTNLFHSFDRFHVPLEGVTFSVGTTGINGGRITNIFNRVTGNEPSSILGTIQTAREFPIANFYLLNPNGIVLGSNARLDVGGSFIATTATAVGFSGGGSFTTDRRNTNFFAGSPLTLQFSVEQPGAIINQGQLEVKTGQDIILAGGTVVSPRTLVAPAGKVDVVAVAGNATVTLRAPGSIVGLEVRAGSLAPQWSGKITELPQLAQWLTGASSRPEAQELAVNPDGSLELLPQGRSPGLGTLLLGNGRLEPIGELVVQPGDVILGSIAAADIQAIASNNLAVFVPNIQGRGSVLLQGQNRLLLRDTLETAAVIGAGSNLTFRGDREIDILALNHPTSPMNSGGNITFRSDGKILADGFFTAQGTIGARTVTNNVTGLLSAVEFEEVQGNVRFLPLDQQRRTLTENLLAHRNLDRIARNTTDPVPVAPPPSPPTPAAGDSLTTLAVQASLSSLHLSTATPLPLALDLLLERGKILEAQQTLDLAILGELDRYLGNITPKVNSQVLAQLNPDQQKLYQQYQALQGKEGELGQFLARPDVQRLAQQVREINLQQLQRELDQLDPQAAILYPVLRQDRVEMILIAPGIPPLRRTSYISRAQFLELLQNFRYSLEAIYDVEANPQGQGQALYRHLIQPLEDILEARRIRTLFYVPTAQLRYVPLAALHDGQQWLGQRFRISTITSASLQNFTPRLPSLPRLLAGALTQSQTVNLGGRQFLFAGLPSARGEVNYLTSLVKNSSKLFDQDFSPLAVQGQTRSFNWLHLATHAVFLPGTPADSFIVFGNGERQNFQDLRQWDLGNVDLVVLSACETAAGEVLGNGEEILGFGYLMQERGARTTIASLWSISDGGTQAWMEIFYTLLTSQNLSVAEAVRLTQQILITGDFRPLGEKAQVLQQRLRSHLPPSTLENLSHPYYWAPFLVIGNGL, translated from the coding sequence ATGGTTGTTACAGGGGTTCCCGTGTTAGGAGGTACTTTGGCACAAGCTAGGCAGTGCCTGGGAGCTATCATTAGCGGCTTGATGCTAACTGCCTGGGGGGGGAGAGTGGGTAGTCAACCGATCGTGCCTGATGGCAGTACCAGTACCGCTGTGGAGGCAGGAAATGTAGTTGTTCCCACTAACCTCAACTCCATTCGGGGCACAAATTTATTTCATAGCTTCGATCGGTTCCATGTTCCCCTGGAGGGGGTTACCTTTAGCGTCGGCACTACGGGTATCAACGGTGGGCGGATCACCAATATTTTTAATCGTGTCACAGGGAATGAGCCTTCCTCCATTTTGGGCACCATCCAGACAGCACGGGAGTTCCCCATTGCCAATTTCTACCTCCTCAACCCCAATGGCATAGTTTTGGGCAGCAACGCGCGACTGGATGTGGGAGGGTCATTTATCGCCACCACTGCCACGGCGGTGGGATTTAGTGGGGGTGGTAGTTTTACCACCGATCGGCGCAACACCAATTTCTTTGCCGGTTCTCCCCTCACTTTGCAGTTTTCTGTAGAGCAACCGGGGGCAATCATCAACCAAGGGCAATTGGAAGTCAAAACAGGACAGGACATCATCTTAGCGGGAGGCACAGTAGTCAGTCCCAGAACCCTGGTGGCACCAGCAGGCAAAGTTGATGTGGTAGCAGTAGCAGGGAATGCCACTGTCACTCTGCGCGCGCCGGGGTCAATTGTGGGGTTAGAGGTGCGGGCCGGCAGTTTAGCTCCCCAGTGGTCAGGCAAAATAACAGAACTACCCCAACTGGCACAATGGTTGACAGGGGCATCCAGTCGTCCAGAGGCGCAGGAATTAGCCGTAAATCCCGATGGTTCCCTAGAATTGTTACCCCAAGGACGATCGCCGGGCTTAGGGACTCTGCTCCTGGGCAATGGTAGGCTTGAACCGATTGGAGAATTGGTAGTACAGCCGGGGGATGTGATTTTGGGTTCGATCGCGGCGGCTGATATTCAAGCCATTGCCAGTAACAATTTGGCAGTATTTGTCCCCAATATCCAGGGACGGGGTAGTGTGCTCTTGCAAGGGCAAAATCGTCTGCTTCTGCGGGATACTTTGGAGACAGCAGCAGTAATTGGGGCAGGTAGTAACCTCACCTTCAGGGGCGATCGGGAAATTGATATTTTAGCCCTCAATCATCCCACCAGTCCCATGAACAGTGGTGGAAATATTACCTTCCGCAGTGATGGCAAAATTCTAGCTGATGGCTTTTTTACCGCCCAGGGCACGATCGGGGCACGGACTGTCACCAACAATGTTACGGGTTTGCTCAGTGCCGTAGAATTTGAGGAGGTGCAGGGGAATGTGCGCTTTTTACCCCTCGATCAGCAGAGACGAACCCTAACCGAAAATCTATTAGCCCATCGTAATCTCGATCGTATTGCCCGCAATACCACTGACCCTGTGCCTGTAGCCCCCCCGCCCTCACCCCCTACTCCAGCGGCAGGAGATAGTTTGACCACCCTTGCTGTGCAAGCCAGTTTAAGCAGTCTCCATCTTTCTACCGCTACTCCCCTCCCCCTTGCCCTCGACCTGTTATTGGAACGGGGGAAGATTCTGGAAGCCCAGCAGACTTTGGATTTGGCAATTTTGGGAGAACTCGATCGCTATCTTGGCAACATCACCCCCAAAGTTAACAGTCAAGTTTTAGCTCAACTCAATCCCGACCAACAAAAACTCTACCAGCAGTATCAAGCATTGCAGGGTAAAGAGGGGGAACTGGGCCAGTTTCTGGCTAGACCTGATGTCCAAAGACTAGCGCAGCAAGTTAGGGAGATCAATCTGCAACAACTGCAAAGGGAATTAGACCAACTCGATCCCCAAGCAGCGATCCTGTATCCTGTCCTGCGGCAGGACCGAGTGGAAATGATCTTGATTGCCCCTGGTATCCCTCCCCTGCGGCGCACTAGCTACATTTCCCGTGCTCAATTCCTAGAACTATTGCAAAATTTTCGCTACAGCCTCGAAGCTATCTACGATGTGGAAGCTAATCCCCAGGGTCAGGGACAAGCTCTTTACCGCCATCTCATCCAGCCCTTGGAGGACATTTTAGAAGCTCGGCGCATTCGTACCCTCTTCTATGTTCCCACTGCCCAACTTCGTTATGTGCCCTTGGCTGCTCTCCACGATGGTCAGCAATGGTTGGGGCAACGTTTCCGTATCAGCACAATTACCAGCGCCAGTCTGCAAAACTTTACTCCCCGTCTACCCTCTCTACCCCGTCTACTCGCAGGTGCTCTCACCCAAAGCCAAACGGTCAACCTGGGTGGGCGGCAATTCCTGTTTGCTGGTTTGCCCTCAGCCAGAGGGGAAGTGAACTACCTCACCAGTCTGGTTAAAAATAGTAGTAAATTATTTGACCAGGATTTCTCCCCCCTAGCGGTACAGGGACAAACCCGATCGTTTAACTGGCTCCATCTGGCTACCCATGCTGTATTTTTGCCAGGGACTCCTGCTGATTCCTTTATTGTGTTTGGCAATGGGGAACGACAGAATTTTCAGGATTTACGGCAGTGGGACTTGGGCAATGTAGATTTAGTAGTGCTCAGTGCCTGTGAGACGGCAGCGGGGGAGGTATTAGGAAATGGGGAAGAGATTTTGGGGTTTGGCTACCTGATGCAGGAGCGGGGAGCAAGGACAACGATCGCCTCCCTCTGGTCGATTTCCGATGGCGGCACCCAGGCATGGATGGAAATTTTTTACACTCTCCTAACCAGTCAAAACCTCAGTGTTGCTGAAGCAGTTCGCTTGACCCAACAGATTTTGATTACGGGGGATTTCCGTCCCCTAGGAGAAAAAGCCCAGGTTTTACAACAGCGTCTGCGCTCCCATTTACCCCCCTCTACCCTAGAAAATCTCAGCCATCCCTATTACTGGGCACCGTTTCTGGTGATCGGCAACGGTCTCTAA
- a CDS encoding DUF1232 domain-containing protein, with protein MFLLRNPRYNWLILLASLIYLISPLDVLPDIFPLLGQVDDFLLLAFLITNLLQNLSQFFLQPQNSHSRSEEEIKTIDVDATTIN; from the coding sequence ATGTTTTTACTGCGTAATCCCCGTTACAATTGGCTAATCCTGCTGGCGAGTCTGATTTACCTGATTAGTCCCCTCGACGTTTTGCCAGATATTTTCCCCCTCCTTGGTCAGGTGGACGACTTTTTATTACTGGCATTTCTCATCACTAACCTGTTGCAAAATCTCTCCCAATTCTTCCTACAACCACAGAATAGCCATAGCCGCAGTGAAGAAGAGATTAAAACGATCGATGTTGATGCCACTACCATCAACTGA
- the murQ gene encoding N-acetylmuramic acid 6-phosphate etherase has product MDRGHLTTEQPHPGSYDLDLLSVEAFLDLCQQEDYKVIAAVGEQKPQIAQAIRLITEAIRAGGRLFYVGAGTSGRLGVLDAAECPPTFCTPPDLIQGIIAGGVEAMVRSSEGLEDDANAGAQAIQAHQVNDRDVVMGITAGGTTPYVHGALTAAQQLGAKTIFFTCVPPSQVPSRYDLDIRPIVGAEILTGSTRLKAGTATKLVLNMISTGVMIQLGKVYGNRMVDVAVTNNKLTDRALRILTDLLAIDRATAFDLLERAGRQVKTAIVMYRCQTDRQTAEAILQKCQGYLRLAIENHNSSS; this is encoded by the coding sequence ATGGACAGGGGGCATCTCACCACAGAACAACCCCATCCTGGCAGTTACGACCTTGACCTGCTGTCAGTGGAAGCGTTTTTGGATTTATGTCAGCAAGAGGACTACAAAGTTATAGCCGCTGTGGGGGAGCAAAAACCCCAAATTGCCCAAGCTATTCGTCTGATCACGGAAGCTATACGAGCCGGGGGCAGATTGTTTTATGTCGGAGCAGGCACCAGCGGTAGGTTAGGGGTACTGGATGCTGCCGAGTGTCCCCCCACTTTTTGTACACCGCCAGACTTAATTCAAGGCATTATTGCAGGTGGCGTAGAAGCTATGGTACGCAGCTCCGAAGGTTTAGAAGATGATGCCAACGCCGGCGCTCAAGCTATCCAGGCGCACCAGGTAAACGATCGAGATGTGGTAATGGGCATTACTGCGGGTGGCACAACTCCCTATGTCCACGGCGCATTGACAGCAGCGCAGCAATTAGGAGCAAAGACTATCTTTTTTACCTGTGTTCCCCCTAGCCAAGTCCCCAGCCGTTACGATTTAGACATCAGACCGATCGTGGGTGCCGAAATCCTCACTGGCTCCACCCGTCTCAAAGCGGGCACAGCGACCAAACTTGTCCTCAACATGATTTCCACGGGGGTTATGATTCAACTGGGCAAGGTCTATGGCAACCGCATGGTAGATGTAGCGGTGACTAACAACAAACTCACTGACCGGGCGTTGCGTATCCTTACTGACCTGTTAGCTATCGATCGTGCCACGGCTTTTGATTTGTTAGAACGAGCGGGTAGACAAGTGAAAACCGCCATAGTTATGTACCGTTGCCAAACCGATCGACAGACAGCGGAAGCAATTTTACAAAAGTGTCAGGGTTATTTACGTTTAGCGATCGAAAACCACAACAGTAGCAGCTAG
- a CDS encoding alkaline phosphatase: protein MLTRNRILNAVGLALLLIGVLSATVASQGFFSSRDSSRTGNVIFIHPDGAGLNHWSAARIYWYGPDALSPWDTLPESTIYRGHMADILTGTSNGGATTHAFGYKVEGLGSFGKDGDGAAARSILALSGFPGSIMREAISKGHPTALVNDGDIAEPGTAAFVSEVGNRNLDNEIVRQILDGRPGFEGEPPPDVILAGGERFFLPQGTPQCSAGRVNLDCFVHLDQVTGEGPSRTDGRNLLREFAAKGYTVIRTRAEFDALRDRVEREPQFVPKVLGLFAGDDIFNDTQEERLISLNLVDPGIDVNDKRTNLILFGSRPGTLGFNPPTAAEMTSLALTIMERRSRQVGKPFMMVVETESVDNFGNVDNAIGTLTGLKVANDAISIAQRFQERNPNTLILTAADSDAGGLQIGTVSATGNVGTYNNNPTGESARNVLSPLDGRYGRNSAPFLSEPDSFGKQLPFAVSWVGTPDISGGIIARAQGLNAEELHNTFRLRFDNTDVYRLMYLTLFGKGLPPGVGLTAPTRT, encoded by the coding sequence ATGCTCACTAGGAACCGCATCCTCAATGCAGTAGGTTTAGCCCTACTACTCATTGGAGTTTTGTCTGCAACTGTGGCGAGCCAGGGGTTCTTTTCATCGCGAGACTCATCCCGCACTGGCAATGTCATTTTTATCCATCCCGATGGGGCTGGTTTGAATCACTGGAGTGCTGCCCGCATCTATTGGTACGGTCCAGATGCCCTTAGCCCCTGGGATACCCTACCAGAGAGCACAATCTACCGTGGGCATATGGCTGACATTTTGACTGGTACGTCCAATGGTGGTGCTACTACCCATGCTTTTGGGTACAAGGTGGAGGGACTTGGCTCCTTTGGCAAAGATGGGGATGGTGCTGCTGCCCGCAGTATTTTGGCTCTATCTGGATTCCCCGGTAGCATTATGCGAGAGGCAATCAGTAAAGGTCATCCCACTGCTTTGGTAAACGATGGCGATATTGCCGAACCTGGTACAGCCGCTTTTGTTTCGGAGGTGGGGAATCGCAACCTCGATAATGAAATTGTGCGGCAGATATTAGATGGTCGCCCAGGGTTTGAGGGTGAACCACCCCCAGATGTGATCCTCGCCGGGGGAGAACGTTTCTTTCTACCCCAAGGAACGCCTCAGTGCTCTGCTGGGAGGGTCAATTTGGATTGTTTTGTACATTTAGACCAAGTCACGGGTGAAGGTCCCAGCCGTACAGACGGTCGCAATTTACTGCGGGAGTTCGCTGCTAAGGGGTACACGGTTATCCGTACGCGTGCTGAGTTTGACGCTTTGCGCGATCGGGTTGAGCGCGAGCCTCAGTTTGTGCCAAAGGTACTGGGCTTGTTTGCAGGAGATGACATCTTCAATGATACGCAGGAGGAACGCCTGATTAGTTTGAATTTGGTAGACCCTGGCATCGATGTAAACGACAAGCGGACAAACCTAATTCTTTTCGGTAGTCGTCCTGGTACTTTGGGGTTCAATCCCCCCACCGCGGCGGAAATGACTAGTTTGGCACTGACTATTATGGAGCGCCGCTCACGCCAGGTAGGTAAGCCTTTTATGATGGTGGTGGAAACAGAGAGTGTAGATAACTTTGGCAATGTGGACAATGCGATCGGTACGCTCACGGGGCTAAAGGTCGCCAACGATGCAATCAGCATAGCCCAGCGTTTCCAGGAACGTAACCCTAACACCTTGATTCTCACTGCTGCTGACAGTGATGCCGGTGGTTTACAAATTGGCACAGTCTCAGCCACAGGAAATGTCGGTACCTACAACAACAACCCTACAGGGGAGTCTGCTCGTAATGTACTTTCTCCCTTGGACGGGCGTTACGGACGCAACTCGGCACCGTTCCTGAGTGAGCCTGATTCCTTTGGTAAACAGTTACCTTTTGCTGTCAGTTGGGTGGGTACTCCCGATATTTCAGGGGGTATCATTGCCCGTGCTCAGGGTCTGAATGCGGAGGAGTTACATAACACGTTTAGGCTGCGGTTCGATAATACCGATGTGTATCGCCTCATGTACCTAACTCTCTTCGGTAAGGGACTTCCCCCTGGCGTTGGGCTGACGGCTCCCACTCGCACCTAG
- a CDS encoding DUF1622 domain-containing protein produces the protein MEAVHNLEEGLRVIGAFAKLALEASSVFCIIIGFLITFMGGVRTRKFLNVRLQLGIWMSLALEFQLAADILATTISTDFSDLIKLVVLALVRTFLNFFLQREIREEIEIRQRHLEKIAEVKE, from the coding sequence ATGGAAGCTGTACACAACCTGGAGGAAGGACTGCGAGTTATTGGTGCATTTGCCAAATTAGCCCTGGAAGCTTCCTCTGTGTTCTGTATTATCATCGGCTTCTTGATTACGTTCATGGGGGGTGTGAGGACGAGAAAATTCCTCAACGTGAGGCTGCAGCTTGGTATTTGGATGTCCTTGGCATTGGAATTTCAGTTAGCGGCGGATATTCTGGCTACAACTATTTCCACTGATTTCAGTGACCTGATAAAGTTAGTAGTGTTAGCTCTGGTACGCACGTTCTTGAACTTTTTCCTGCAACGCGAAATCAGGGAAGAGATTGAAATCAGACAGAGACATTTGGAAAAGATAGCTGAGGTGAAAGAATGA
- the cobS gene encoding adenosylcobinamide-GDP ribazoletransferase has product MKGLWGALLFYTVLPLPPYPYLDFRGIAVWSPIVGMLLAIILGLWDGCLEVVLPFSSALRGGLVVVLWLVLTGGLHLDGAMDTADGMAVTDPQRRLAVMADSRAGAFAVMAAIVILGLKTFALTEIASHRFSVLLHALAWGRWGHLFAITHYPYLKEEGKGKLHQEGNNRLFVYLIAGLLLSLIFFAWDLRFIIPLSCLIALLVGFVINSKLGGQTGDTYGAIVEWTEALTLVVAALLL; this is encoded by the coding sequence ATGAAGGGTTTGTGGGGTGCTTTACTGTTTTATACTGTTTTGCCTTTGCCCCCGTATCCCTACCTAGATTTCCGTGGCATTGCTGTGTGGTCACCGATCGTGGGTATGCTTCTAGCCATCATTCTTGGTTTATGGGATGGTTGTTTGGAAGTGGTTTTACCCTTTTCGTCAGCATTGCGGGGGGGATTGGTGGTAGTGCTCTGGCTAGTTTTAACAGGAGGTTTGCATTTAGACGGCGCCATGGATACAGCAGATGGCATGGCAGTCACTGACCCCCAACGGCGTTTGGCGGTGATGGCAGATAGCCGAGCGGGGGCTTTTGCGGTTATGGCGGCTATTGTGATTTTGGGTTTGAAGACTTTTGCTTTGACGGAAATTGCTAGTCATCGTTTTTCGGTATTGCTGCACGCTTTGGCTTGGGGAAGATGGGGACATTTGTTCGCTATTACTCACTATCCTTATTTGAAAGAGGAAGGAAAGGGGAAATTACATCAGGAGGGTAACAATCGCTTATTTGTCTACCTCATCGCAGGTTTACTGTTGTCATTGATCTTTTTTGCCTGGGACTTGCGGTTTATCATTCCTTTAAGTTGTTTAATTGCTCTATTGGTCGGATTTGTGATCAATAGCAAACTAGGTGGGCAGACAGGGGATACCTATGGTGCAATTGTGGAATGGACGGAAGCTTTAACTTTAGTGGTGGCAGCTTTGTTACTGTAA
- a CDS encoding GTP-binding protein: protein MTSFADLNQELHYRQAQRTLRHILAQLDLTPRERSGLEAEIAGLEMMLDKLDRQVVQIAVFGMVGRGKSSLLNALVGREIFRTGATHGVTQSVDKVEWQVERGVTTVAIKHDLGGRIELVDTPGLDEIDGREREELATRVAQQADLILFVVAGDITRVEFTALSHLRRCAKPMLLVFNKIDQYAPPDREVIYRKIADERVKELLTPGEIVLAASAPLVPKVIPQPDGSYEIEMVRGKPQVTDLKLKILEILDREGKSILALNSLLYADLVHDRIIERKMTIRNHRADRVIWNGVMTQAIVIAVSPITVIDLITTAVINIYLILSLAKLYGISMTHQGAFNLLKQIALAMGGVSLTDLLSNLSLGLLKGVGGLPVALSQATIGGISTYNIGMITKEYLANGASWGVQGPKAVINRILNSLDHNSIMARIKEELRQKLDRLQ from the coding sequence ATGACCAGTTTCGCCGACCTTAATCAAGAACTGCACTATCGCCAAGCCCAGCGCACTCTCCGCCACATCCTTGCTCAGCTTGACCTCACACCCAGGGAGCGATCGGGATTAGAGGCAGAAATTGCCGGTTTAGAGATGATGCTAGACAAACTCGATCGCCAGGTTGTTCAGATTGCTGTCTTTGGCATGGTGGGGCGGGGAAAATCCTCTTTGCTCAATGCCCTGGTAGGGAGGGAAATTTTCCGTACGGGGGCAACCCATGGGGTCACCCAATCAGTGGACAAAGTAGAATGGCAGGTGGAGAGGGGGGTAACCACAGTTGCTATCAAACATGACCTGGGGGGGCGCATTGAATTGGTAGATACCCCTGGGCTGGATGAGATCGATGGGCGGGAACGGGAGGAATTAGCCACAAGGGTGGCACAACAGGCAGACCTAATTTTGTTTGTGGTGGCGGGGGACATTACCAGAGTAGAATTTACAGCCCTCTCCCACCTCCGTCGCTGTGCTAAACCGATGCTCTTAGTCTTTAACAAAATTGACCAGTATGCTCCCCCCGATCGGGAAGTTATCTATCGCAAAATTGCGGACGAAAGGGTGAAAGAGTTGCTCACCCCTGGCGAGATTGTCCTAGCAGCCTCTGCCCCCCTCGTGCCCAAAGTAATTCCTCAGCCTGACGGCAGTTATGAAATTGAGATGGTGCGGGGTAAACCCCAGGTGACGGACTTGAAGCTGAAAATCCTGGAAATACTCGATCGGGAAGGTAAATCGATTCTTGCTCTTAACTCCCTGCTCTATGCTGATCTTGTCCACGATCGGATTATTGAGCGGAAGATGACCATTCGCAACCACCGTGCCGATCGGGTGATTTGGAACGGCGTGATGACCCAAGCGATTGTTATTGCTGTCAGTCCGATTACAGTGATTGATTTGATCACCACGGCTGTTATTAACATCTATCTTATTCTTTCTTTGGCAAAACTTTACGGTATCAGTATGACCCATCAGGGTGCATTTAATCTGCTTAAACAAATTGCCTTGGCGATGGGGGGAGTTAGTCTCACAGACCTGTTAAGTAATTTAAGTTTGGGATTATTGAAAGGAGTGGGAGGACTGCCTGTTGCCCTGTCCCAAGCTACGATCGGAGGCATCTCCACCTACAATATTGGCATGATTACCAAAGAGTATTTAGCCAACGGCGCTAGTTGGGGAGTCCAGGGTCCTAAAGCTGTGATCAATCGCATCCTGAATTCCCTCGACCACAACTCCATTATGGCTAGAATCAAGGAGGAATTACGGCAAAAACTCGATCGGTTACAGTAA
- a CDS encoding tetratricopeptide repeat protein — protein MSYLDRAHQLLAEGNLEAAFSYARRALEIDPNCAPALLAMGKILEQNHQLDDALTCYQEAYRLDSTLWESLWRSGIIYDRKGLAELALQTWQTVMTAVPEQFSPPEHLKLAKLLLARNNPQAAIKATEFCADLPEAWQLRAQAYLLLEDLESAHNSLTHARHLDPSFNLATEYTNLAKLALKYNRISQGQTYLETAIAMQSDYLEAHFYFALTFAKLGQLKEALLAFQELLSLDKNYAPAYYEMGILATQLGKWTEADAFFTAGRTLNPHIYPQVQPLIDRVKQALGDGN, from the coding sequence ATGTCCTACCTCGATCGTGCCCATCAATTGTTAGCGGAGGGGAATTTAGAAGCGGCTTTTAGCTATGCCCGCCGTGCCCTAGAAATTGACCCTAACTGTGCCCCTGCCCTATTAGCAATGGGTAAAATCTTAGAACAGAATCACCAACTAGATGATGCACTGACCTGTTATCAAGAGGCTTATCGCCTAGACAGCACATTGTGGGAGAGTTTGTGGCGATCGGGCATTATTTACGATCGGAAGGGTTTAGCAGAATTAGCCTTACAAACTTGGCAGACTGTTATGACAGCTGTACCAGAACAGTTTTCCCCCCCAGAGCATCTAAAATTAGCTAAACTGTTATTGGCACGTAACAATCCCCAAGCAGCCATCAAAGCAACTGAGTTTTGTGCTGATTTACCAGAGGCATGGCAATTACGCGCCCAGGCTTACTTACTTTTAGAAGATTTAGAAAGTGCTCATAACAGTTTGACCCATGCCCGTCACCTTGACCCTAGCTTTAATCTAGCAACGGAGTACACTAATTTGGCTAAACTTGCGCTCAAATATAATCGCATCAGCCAAGGGCAAACCTATTTAGAAACTGCGATAGCAATGCAGTCTGATTACCTAGAGGCTCATTTTTATTTTGCCCTGACTTTCGCCAAACTCGGTCAACTCAAAGAAGCACTCCTCGCCTTTCAAGAACTGCTCTCCCTAGATAAAAACTATGCCCCTGCCTATTACGAAATGGGTATCCTCGCTACTCAGTTGGGCAAGTGGACAGAAGCTGATGCCTTTTTTACTGCTGGTCGTACCCTCAATCCCCACATTTATCCCCAGGTGCAACCGTTAATCGATCGGGTGAAGCAAGCTTTAGGGGATGGGAACTAG